The Manis javanica isolate MJ-LG chromosome 4, MJ_LKY, whole genome shotgun sequence genome contains a region encoding:
- the BCAS2 gene encoding pre-mRNA-splicing factor SPF27 isoform X1 has product MAGTGLVAGEVVVDALPYFDQGYEAPGVREAAAALVEEETRRYRPTKNYLSYLTAPDYSAFETDIMRNEFERLAARQPIELLSMKRYELPAPSSGQKNDITAWQECVNNSMAQLEHQAVRIENLELMSQHGCNAWKVYNENLVHMIEHAQKELQKLRKHIQDLNWQRKNMQLTAGSKLREMESTWVSLVSKNYEIERTIVQLENEIFQMKQQHGEANKENIRQDF; this is encoded by the exons ATGGCGGGCACGGGTTTGGTGGCCGGAGAGGTTGTGGTGGATGCTCTGCCGTACTTTGACCAAGGCTATGAAGCGCCTGGGGTGCGGGAAGCG GCGGCGGCGCTAGTGGAGGAAGAAACTCGAAGATACCGACCTACGAAGAACTACCTGAGCTACCTGACGGCCCCGGATTATTCTGCCTTTGAA ACTGACATAATGAGAAATGAATTTGAAAGACTGGCAGCTCGACAACCAATTGAATTGCTCAGTATGAAACG ATATGAACTTCCAGCCCCTTCCTCAGGTCAGAAAAACGACATTACTGCATGGCAAGAATGTGTTAACAATTCTATGGCCCAGTTAGAGCATCAGGCAGTTCGAATCGAAAATCTAGAACTAATGTCACAGCATGGATGCAATGCCTGGAAAGTATATAATGA aaATCTAGTTCATATGATTGAACACGCACAGAAAGAGCTCCAGAAGTTAAG GAAACATATTCAAGATTTAAACTGGCAGCGAAAGAACATGCAGCTCACTGCTGGATCAAAATTAAGAGAAATGGAGTCAAC TTGGGTATCCCTGGTCAGTAAAAATTACGAGATTGAAAGAACTATTGtgcaattagaaaatgaaatctttcAAATGAAGCAGCAACATGGAGAGGCAAACAAAGAAAACATCCGGCAAGACTTCTGA
- the BCAS2 gene encoding pre-mRNA-splicing factor SPF27 isoform X2, translating into MAGTGLVAGEVVVDALPYFDQGYEAPGVREAAAALVEEETRRYRPTKNYLSYLTAPDYSAFETDIMRNEFERLAARQPIELLSMKRNLVHMIEHAQKELQKLRKHIQDLNWQRKNMQLTAGSKLREMESTWVSLVSKNYEIERTIVQLENEIFQMKQQHGEANKENIRQDF; encoded by the exons ATGGCGGGCACGGGTTTGGTGGCCGGAGAGGTTGTGGTGGATGCTCTGCCGTACTTTGACCAAGGCTATGAAGCGCCTGGGGTGCGGGAAGCG GCGGCGGCGCTAGTGGAGGAAGAAACTCGAAGATACCGACCTACGAAGAACTACCTGAGCTACCTGACGGCCCCGGATTATTCTGCCTTTGAA ACTGACATAATGAGAAATGAATTTGAAAGACTGGCAGCTCGACAACCAATTGAATTGCTCAGTATGAAACG aaATCTAGTTCATATGATTGAACACGCACAGAAAGAGCTCCAGAAGTTAAG GAAACATATTCAAGATTTAAACTGGCAGCGAAAGAACATGCAGCTCACTGCTGGATCAAAATTAAGAGAAATGGAGTCAAC TTGGGTATCCCTGGTCAGTAAAAATTACGAGATTGAAAGAACTATTGtgcaattagaaaatgaaatctttcAAATGAAGCAGCAACATGGAGAGGCAAACAAAGAAAACATCCGGCAAGACTTCTGA